ATGATCGCACCGCCGACGGCGAGCACGAGCAGTCCGAGCACGCCGTAGCGGAGCCCTCGGCGGAGCGCTGCGGTGGGATCGGAAGAATACGGCTCTGGTGTCGAAGTCACGGAACCCAGGTTAGAGGAACGCTGGTAGAGGACATCCGCCCCCGCCCGCACGGACGCCTCCTACCGGCGACGATCCTCTTGCAGTCCCCGCCACGACGGCACAGCCGTCACCACGAGCGCGAACACCAGTCCCGCCGCAACGAGCAGGACGACCACGCGCCGGTCGATCAGGGACGAGCCGACGGCGCCGAACGCGAGAACCCCGACCCACAAGTAGATCAACAGGACCACCCGCCGGTGCGAGTGTCCGATCTGCATCAGCCGGTGATGCAGATGCATCTTGTCGGGGCTGAAGGGACTGACGCCGGCCCGGGTACGCCGGACGATGGCGAGCAACAGGTCGAGGATCGGAATGAACATGACCGCGCTGACCAGCAGCAGCGGCGTGAGCAGACCCACGAGATCGCGGGATCCGTACGCGCTCAGACTGATCCGACCCGACGCACTCGTCGACACCGCGGCCAGTGTCAGACCGATCAGCATCGACCCCGAGTCGCCCATGAAGATCCGCGCGGGCTGGAAATTGTGCGGCAGGAAGCCGAGACAGGCTCCGGCGAGCGCCGCCGCGATCATCGCCGGTGGGTACGCGCTGACGTCGCCGCCCTGGTCGTGCAACAACCCCACCGAGAACGCGCAGATCGCCAGCGATGCGATGAGACCCAGGCCGGCCGCCAGACCGTCGAGTCCGTCGACGAAGTTCATCGCGTTGATCATCACGACCGTCACCGCGACGGTCACCAAGCCGGCCTGGAGTTGGTCGAGGATCACCGTGGTGTCGCCGAAGGGCTGGTAGATGATGTACCAACTCACCCCCATGACCGCGAGGATCCCGGCCGCGGTGACCTGACCGACGAACTTGGTGAGGGCGTCGAGGCCCCAGCGGTCGTCGATCACCCCGACCAACACGATCACGAAACCGGCCACGAGGACGGCACTGATGTCGGTGGTGAACTCGAACCCTCGCGTCAGCGCGGGGAGTTGTTGCGCGAAGAGCAACGCGACGAGCATGCCGATGTACATGCCGACCCCGCCCAGCCGCGGGATCGGCTGGACGTGCACGTCACGATCTCGCGGCACCGCGACGGCCCCGAACCGGATGGCGACCACCCGGACGGCACCCGTCCCGAGGAACGTGACCACGGCCGCCGTGAACAGCACGAGCAGCAGTTCGCGCAGCGGGACACCAGCCCCATTTCCACCCTGGGCGAGCGCCAGCACCGCCGTATCCGCAGAACTCACCTCGACGACGCTACCGGCACGTCTGCCCGCGGACGGGATTGAGTGCGACGCGTCCGATCACGGTCACTGTCCCTCCGGGAGCAGGCTGTCGGCGGTGACTCCGAGCACCTCGGCGACGGCGGCCGTGGCAACGGCGCCCTCGCGCAGGATCCGCGGCTCGTCCGCGGTGAGGTCGACGATCGTCGAGGCGACGGCGTGCGTGGCCGGTCCGCCGTCGAGGTAGACGCTGGCCGCGCCGCCCAACTGGTCCCGCG
This genomic stretch from Prescottella soli harbors:
- a CDS encoding glycosyltransferase family 4 protein yields the protein MSSADTAVLALAQGGNGAGVPLRELLLVLFTAAVVTFLGTGAVRVVAIRFGAVAVPRDRDVHVQPIPRLGGVGMYIGMLVALLFAQQLPALTRGFEFTTDISAVLVAGFVIVLVGVIDDRWGLDALTKFVGQVTAAGILAVMGVSWYIIYQPFGDTTVILDQLQAGLVTVAVTVVMINAMNFVDGLDGLAAGLGLIASLAICAFSVGLLHDQGGDVSAYPPAMIAAALAGACLGFLPHNFQPARIFMGDSGSMLIGLTLAAVSTSASGRISLSAYGSRDLVGLLTPLLLVSAVMFIPILDLLLAIVRRTRAGVSPFSPDKMHLHHRLMQIGHSHRRVVLLIYLWVGVLAFGAVGSSLIDRRVVVLLVAAGLVFALVVTAVPSWRGLQEDRRR